Genomic segment of Microbacterium sp. BH-3-3-3:
AGACCCACTCCGATCCGCGGCCGCTGCCCGCGGTCCGTGAGGACGACACGTCGCTGCGCGATCGGCTCGAGGCCGCGCAGAGCGCCGTGCGCAGCCGCCTCGATCAGCCCATCGCCCGCGCCGCCCGAATCGCGCGCTGGTTCCCGATCCGGGTGTGGCGGCACTTCCTGCAGCACAACGGCTTCCTGCTCGCCGCGGGTATGAGCTACCAGGGGATCTTCGCCGTCTTCTCGGCGCTGTACCTCGCCTTCGCCGGGGTGGGCATCTGGCTCGGCGGCAGCAAGAGCGCCATCGACGGGCTCATCGGGATCATCAACAGCTACATCCCCGGCATCATCAGCAAGAACGGCCTCGTCGATCGCGAGCAGGTCGAATCCGTCGCCCAGGAAAGCGGACGGCTTCTCACCATCACCGGCATCGTCGCCGTGATCGTCGTCGTCTGGACGGCCATCGGCTTCGTCACCTTCACACGTCGCGCGGTGCGCGACACCTTCGGCCTTCCCTTCGACATGCGCAACTACGTGCTGCTCAAGGCCCGCGACTTCGTCGCCTCGATCCTCTTCGGGCTCGCGCTGCTCGTGGGCGCCCTGCTCGGCTCGGTCACGACCGGTGCCGTCGACCTGGTGTTCGGGTTCATCGGGTGGGACCGGGAGACACTCGGATGGTCCGTCGGCGCGCGGGTCGTCTCGCTGCTCGTCGCGTTCGCCGTGAACACCGTCGCCCTCGCCGCGCTGTTCCGGTTCCTCACCGGCACGACCCTCACGTGGCGCCGCGCCTGGCCCGGAGCCCTGGTCGGGGCGACCGGCATGGTGCTGCTGCAGGTCGGCGCGGGATTCCTCGTCGTGTACTCCCCCACGAACCCGCTGCTCGGCACGTTCGCGGTCCTGATCGGCTTCCTTCTGTGGTTCCGCCTCATCGGGATCGTCATCCTGGTCTCGGCGGCGTGGATCGCGGTGGCGGCGGGCGACCGCGACGTTCCGTTGCGCTCGCCCGAGGACCGTCGCGCCATGGAGCAGGCGGCCCTCGTGATCGCGGCGCAGGTGGGCGTGCGCGAGGCCGAGAAGACCCTGGCACTCACCCGGTGGCCGTGGCGCTGGCGCGCGAAGCGGGCGCTGTCCGCGGCCGAGAAGACCCTCGCCCGGGCCGAGGCGGACGTTCCCGCGCCCCGCCGCATGTCGCTGATCCCCGACTGACGCAGAGCGGCGAGGTGGGCGCCCCGTCGAGACCTGCGGCGATGTCGGACCCCGCGGCTAGGCTCGACGGGTGGCTCGTTCCGTACGTATCGTCTCCGTCAACGTCAATGGCATCCGTGCCGCCGTCCGCAAGGGCATGACCGAATGGCTCGACGCCTCCGGCGCCGACATCGTCACCCTTCAAGAGGTGCGGGCGACCGCCGAACAGCTGGCCGAGGCGCTGCCCGGCTGGCAGATCGTCAACGACGAGGCCCTGCAGAAGGGCCGCGCCGGTGTCGCGATCATCAGTCGGCTGCCCGGTATCGCGACGCGCACCCACCTCGGGCCCGAGCCGCTCGACGCCTCGGGCCGCTGGATCGAGACCGACTTCGACATCGACGGCGAAACCGTCACCATCGTCAGCGCGTACGTGCACAGCGGCGAGGTCGACACTCCCAAGCAAGACGCGAAGTGGGTGTTCCTCGATGCCATGGAGCAGCGGTTGGCCGATCTGGCTTCGGAGCGCGAGCTGGCTCTCGTCACGGGTGACCTCAACGTCGGCCATCGCGAGCTCGACATCAAGAACTGGCGCGGCAACCGCAAGAACGCCGGCTTCCTCCCGCGTGAGCGCGCGTACTTCGACCGGTTCTTCGGACCGGCCGGCGAGCAGGTCGAGGGCGTCGACGGTTCCACCGGTGCGGGCCTCGGCTGGGTCGACGTGGGTCGTCGCGCCGTCGGCGAGGTCGACGGCCCGTACACGTTCTGGTCGATGCGCGGAAAGGCGTTCGACACCGACAGCGGCTGGCGCATCGACTACCACGTCGCCACTCCGGCCCTCGCGGAGCGCGTCACGAGCTATCACGTGGAGCGCGCCGCCTCGTACGACACCCGCTGGAGCGACCACGCTCCGGTGATCGTCGACTACACGCTCGGCGCCTGAGGCCCGGCGCCTGAGCGGCGCCGGTCTCACCGGCATCCGGATGCCGTCGCGTCGTCGCCGCGTGGCGCTCGGGGCATCACCCGCCGCCGACACCGTCCCGCGAACGGTGCTCCCCGCACCGACGCCTAGGATCGAGGGGTGACTCAGCAGCGCCTCTACTCCGGAATGCAGCCCTCCGCCGACAGCCTCCAGATCGGCAACTACATCGGTGCGCTGCTGCAGTGGCGCGAGCTGCAGGACGAATACGACGCGTTCTTCTCGGTCGTCGACCTGCACGCGCTCACGCAGCCCGGCGACCCCGCCGAGCGCCGCGAGAAGACCCGCCGCACCGCGGCCCAGTACATCGCCGCCGGCATCGAGCCCTCGCGCTCCACCCTGTACGTGCAGTCGCACGTCCCCGCGCACGCCGAACTGCAGTGGGTGCTCTCGACCCTCACCGGCTTCGGCGAGGCCGGGCGCATGACGCAGTTCAAGGACAAGTCGGCCCGCTACGGCACGGATGCCACGAACGTCGGCCTCTTCACCTACCCGGTGCTCATGGCCGCCGACATCCTGCTGTACCAGACCGATGTCGTGCCCGTCGGCGACGACCAGAAGCAGCACATCGAGCTCACCCGCGACCTGGCTGAGCGCTTCAACCAGCGCTTCGGCCAGACGTTCACCATGCCGAAGCCGATGATCCAGCGCGAGACCGCCCGCATCTTCGACCTGCAGAACCCGACCTCGAAGATGTCGAAGTCGGCCGAGTCCGACGCGGGCGTGCTGTGGATGCTCGACGAGCCCAAGGTGAGCGCCAAGAAGATCATGCGCGCGGTCACCGACTCCGAGGGAGCCGTGCGCTTCGACCGCGACGAGAAGCCCGGCGTCTCGAACCTCCTCGTGATCTACTCGGCCCTCACCGGTCGCGAGATCACCTCGATCGAAGACGAGTACTCCGGTCGCGGCTACGGCGACTTCAAGAAGGGGCTCGCCGAGGTCGTGGTGAACGAGTTCGAGCCGGTGCGCGAGCGCGCCCTCGAGCTGCTGTCCGACCCCGCCGAGCTCGACCGCGTACTCGCCACGAACGCCGAGCGGGCGGCATCCGTCGCCGAGAAGACCCTCACCGACGTGTACGACAAGATCGGGCTGCTGCGGCGCGTCTGAGCCGGGGCGTTCGTGCCGCCACGCCGACGGTACGATGGCGCGACGGCAGGACGCCGTCCCGACAGGAGTCCCCGTGCCCTCGCCGACGTCCTCGCGCCGCGCCGCTCTCATCGCACTGATCGCGCTGGTCGGCCTGAGCGTCCCGACCACCGCTCAGGCGGCCGCCCGCACCGACTGTCGCCCCGTGCCGACGCCCGCGGCCGACATCCTGCGTGCCAGTGATGCCTGGAGCACGTTCGGGGTCGACGGCAGCGGTGTGCGAGTGGGCGTCATCTCGGACTCGTTCGGCACGGCCGGCGAGGACGTGGTCGCCGCCGACGTCGCAGCGGGATGGCTTCCCGGGCCGGGCAACCCCTGCGGATGGACCACGCCCACGCGGGTGGTGCTCGATAATTCCACGAGCGCGAGCGACGAGGGCCGGGCGATGGCCCAGCTCGTCCACGGCATCGCGCCGGGGGCCGAGCTGATGTTCGCCGCTCCCCCCACGAGCGACAACGCGGGCCTCGCCGTGGCCATCGACGCCCTCCGCGACGCGGGCGCCGACATCATCGTCGACGACCTCGCCGCCGACGACGATCTCGCGTACGAGCGTCTCGCGGCGGGATACGCCGTCCAGCGAGCCGTGGACGCCGGCGTCCTGTACGTCTCCGCCGCGGGGAACTTCGGCCGTCCCGGCGCGGAGGGATACCCCAGCGCGGGCTACCCGGTCTCGGGATGGTCCTCGACCCGGTACCGCCCGATGCCCTGCGCCGCCGATGTCGAGCAGTCCGCCCTCGCTTCGGCCCCGGAGATCACCGCGGTGGACTGCATGGATGTCGACCCCGGCCCCGGGAGCGATCCGGGTCTGGGGGTGACGCTCTTGCCGGGCTTCGCCACCCTGTCCAACCTGCACTGGGCGCAGAAAGCGGGTTCCGTCACGACGCACCTGGGGTTGGGCGTCAAGAACCTCTCGACCGGAGAGCTGAAGGTCGTCTGGGCCTCCGATCCGGAGCGGCCGCTCGTTCCCTCGGCGTTGTCGGGCCTCGGATCGGCGGATCCGACCGAATGGGAGGTGTCGATCGTGCGTCGGGTGACACCCGAGGCGTCGACGCCGGCGGTCAGCATCGTGATGCCGAACGTCGTGAGGTTCCTCGCGGTCGCCGCTCTGGAGTATTTCCACTCCACCGAGACCGACGACATCGGGGCGAGCCTGATCGGCCACGAGGCCGACCCCGCGACATTGGCCGTGGCCGCGGTCAACGCCTCCGACCTCACGCTCGGCACCTATTCGTCGGCCGGCCCGGCCACCACCCTGTTCGGCGTGCCGACGGCGACGACGGTGCCCGGTCCCGCGCTCGCGGGAGTAGACGGCCTGCCCGTGAGTCTGCCGATGGACGGTGAGCAGAACCTCTTCTTCGGCACGTCTGCCGCCGCTCCCACGGTCGCCGCCGTCGCCGCTCTCGCTGTGCAGGCGGCACCCGGCACGACGCCGGCTGCCTTGCGTGCCGCGCTCGTCGACGGTGCCCGCGCCGACGCGTTCGCCTCGCCGTGGCCGTCGACGCTCGAGGCGTCGCGCTTCTCGGGGGCCGGCTTGACCGACGCGGTCGCGACGGTCGCCGCCGTCCTGCCGCCCGCGCCGACGCCGACGCCCACGCCCGTGCCGACGTCCGTGCCCACGCCGACGTCCGTTCCCACACCGACCGCCGTGCCCGCGCCCGACCCGACCGCCGCGCCGGCCGCGGCGCCTCCCCCGGGCCGGCTCGCCGAGAGCGGGACGTCGATCGACGGCGTCGCCCTCGGCGCCGGCGTGCTGAGCCTGATCGCGGGACTCGTCGTCGTGCGCGCCCGCAGGCGTCGGCGAAACGGCAGCGACGCGGCGGTCACCGGACGCCGGTGACCGCGGGGAGCGGCCGCACGGCATCCTGCCCGCGCGCAAGACCCGCCCGCGATGTCGGGGCTGCGTGACACGATGGCCCCATGCCGGAGATGCCAGAGGTCGAAGGACTCGTCGAGTTCCTGCGCGGACGCATCACGGGGCTGCGCGTCGACAAAGCCACCGTGTCGGCGATCAACGCGCTGAAGACCTACGACCCGCCGCTCACCGCGCTGGTGGGGTCCACGGTCACCGCCGTCGATCGTCACGGCAAGTTCCTCGACGTCACGACCGATGCCGGGCTCCATCTCGTGTTCCATCTCGCCAAGGCCGGGTGGCTGCGGTGGTACGACGCCCTGCCGACGACGATCATCAAGCCCGGCAAGACGCCGATCGCGCTGCGCGTGGGCTTCGACGACGGCTCGGGGTTCGATCTCACCGAGGCCGGCACCAAGAAGTCGCTGGCTGTGTACGCGGTGCGCACGCCCGACGAGGTGCCGGGCATCGCACGGCTCGGCCCCGACCCCCTCGGCGAGGGCTTCGACCGCGCCGCCTTCGGCGCGCTGATCGCCGGGCGACGCACGCAGATCAAGGGCGTGCTGCGCGACCAGTCGATCATCGCCGGCGTCGGCAACGCGTACTCCGACGAGATCCTCCACGCCGCGAGAATGTCTCCCTATGCTCTGGCGGCGACCCTCACCGACGACGAGGTCGACCGCCTCTTCACCGCGATGACCGAGACCCTGGCCGAGGCGATCCACGAAGCTCGGGGCAAACCGCCCGCCCAGCTGAAGGATGCGAAGCGCCGCGGCATGCGCGTGCACGGCCGGCGCGGCGAAGAATGCCCGGTCTGCGGCGACGAGGTGCGCAGTGTGTTCTTCGCCGACAACTCGCTCGAGTACTGCCCCACGTGCCAGACCGGCGGCAAGCTCCTCGCCGACCGGCGCCTGTCGCGACTGCTCAAGTAGAGGCACGGAGGAGCCCCCGTCGCGTGTCCCTGCGTTTCGGGAATGAACCTCGAAACGCTGCGTTGACTAGACTTCGAAGAGCAACAACGTGCTCCGGGGTCGGTGAGAATCCGAACCGGCGGTGACAGTCCGCGAACCCCTCCACCTCGGTGGTGGGGCCGATCCGGTGGAATTCCGGGACCGACGGTGATGCGACGGGTATCCGTCGCTAGTCCGGATAGGAGGCGGCACGGACGGCGTGACACGCCTTCCCGCTGGCCCTGCCCCGACTTCGCGGGAAGGACAAGGGAATGGCATCCGCCGTCGAGATCGACGCCATGAGGCGAGCGCTGCAGCTCGCCCGGCGCGGCCCGCGCGGGCTGAACCCCCAGGTGGGCGCCGTGATCCTCTCCCCCGCCGGCGAGGTGCTGGCGGAGGGCTTCCACCGTGGCGCGGGAACCGCGCACGCCGAGGTCGACGCGCTCTCGCAGCTCGCCCCGGGCGCGGCCCGCGGCGCGACCGCCGTGGTGACCCTCGAGCCGTGCAATCACACCGGCCGTACCGGTCCGTGCGCGCTCGCCCTCATCGACGCCGGTGTGACCCGCGTCGTCTACGCCCTCGACGACCCCACCGACGCCGCATCGGGCGGAGCCGATCGCCTGCGCCGGGCGGGCGTCGACGTCGAGTCCGGGATCGAGCGCGATGCCGCCGAATCCGTCGTGCACGACTGGATCTCGCTCACGCGCACCGGTCGCCCGCACGTCACGGTCAAGTGGGCGCAGAGCCTCGACGGTCGTGCCGCCGCCGACGACGGCACGAGCCAGTGGATCACCGGCCCCGCCGCCCGGCGAGACGTGCACGCGCGACGCGCGGCCGCCGACGCGATCGTCGCCGGAACCGGCACCGTGCACGCCGACGATCCCGCCCTCACCGCCCGCGCCGACGACGGCTCGCTGCTCGACGCGCAGCCCACGCCCGTGATCGTCGGACGACGCGACACGGCCCCGGATGCCGCGGTGCGCCGCCACCCGCGGGAGCCCCTGTTCTACGCCACCCACGATGTGACCGCCGTGATGGCCGACCTCGGAGCGCGAGGCGTTCAGCGGGTGTTCGTCGAGGGCGGTCCGACGCTCGCGAGCGCGGTCGTCGGCGCGGGCCTCGCCGACGAGCTGCTCGTCTACGTCGCCCCCGTGCTGCTCGGCGGATCGCGCCTCGCGCTCGGCGACGTGGGCGTACCGACCATCGCCGACGCCCGTCGGTTGAGCG
This window contains:
- the ribD gene encoding bifunctional diaminohydroxyphosphoribosylaminopyrimidine deaminase/5-amino-6-(5-phosphoribosylamino)uracil reductase RibD; amino-acid sequence: MASAVEIDAMRRALQLARRGPRGLNPQVGAVILSPAGEVLAEGFHRGAGTAHAEVDALSQLAPGAARGATAVVTLEPCNHTGRTGPCALALIDAGVTRVVYALDDPTDAASGGADRLRRAGVDVESGIERDAAESVVHDWISLTRTGRPHVTVKWAQSLDGRAAADDGTSQWITGPAARRDVHARRAAADAIVAGTGTVHADDPALTARADDGSLLDAQPTPVIVGRRDTAPDAAVRRHPREPLFYATHDVTAVMADLGARGVQRVFVEGGPTLASAVVGAGLADELLVYVAPVLLGGSRLALGDVGVPTIADARRLSVASIQNLGDDLLIVAHPSSDREGQS
- a CDS encoding YihY/virulence factor BrkB family protein, with the translated sequence MTETHSDPRPLPAVREDDTSLRDRLEAAQSAVRSRLDQPIARAARIARWFPIRVWRHFLQHNGFLLAAGMSYQGIFAVFSALYLAFAGVGIWLGGSKSAIDGLIGIINSYIPGIISKNGLVDREQVESVAQESGRLLTITGIVAVIVVVWTAIGFVTFTRRAVRDTFGLPFDMRNYVLLKARDFVASILFGLALLVGALLGSVTTGAVDLVFGFIGWDRETLGWSVGARVVSLLVAFAVNTVALAALFRFLTGTTLTWRRAWPGALVGATGMVLLQVGAGFLVVYSPTNPLLGTFAVLIGFLLWFRLIGIVILVSAAWIAVAAGDRDVPLRSPEDRRAMEQAALVIAAQVGVREAEKTLALTRWPWRWRAKRALSAAEKTLARAEADVPAPRRMSLIPD
- a CDS encoding exodeoxyribonuclease III, with translation MARSVRIVSVNVNGIRAAVRKGMTEWLDASGADIVTLQEVRATAEQLAEALPGWQIVNDEALQKGRAGVAIISRLPGIATRTHLGPEPLDASGRWIETDFDIDGETVTIVSAYVHSGEVDTPKQDAKWVFLDAMEQRLADLASERELALVTGDLNVGHRELDIKNWRGNRKNAGFLPRERAYFDRFFGPAGEQVEGVDGSTGAGLGWVDVGRRAVGEVDGPYTFWSMRGKAFDTDSGWRIDYHVATPALAERVTSYHVERAASYDTRWSDHAPVIVDYTLGA
- a CDS encoding Fpg/Nei family DNA glycosylase, with the protein product MPEMPEVEGLVEFLRGRITGLRVDKATVSAINALKTYDPPLTALVGSTVTAVDRHGKFLDVTTDAGLHLVFHLAKAGWLRWYDALPTTIIKPGKTPIALRVGFDDGSGFDLTEAGTKKSLAVYAVRTPDEVPGIARLGPDPLGEGFDRAAFGALIAGRRTQIKGVLRDQSIIAGVGNAYSDEILHAARMSPYALAATLTDDEVDRLFTAMTETLAEAIHEARGKPPAQLKDAKRRGMRVHGRRGEECPVCGDEVRSVFFADNSLEYCPTCQTGGKLLADRRLSRLLK
- the trpS gene encoding tryptophan--tRNA ligase, whose protein sequence is MQPSADSLQIGNYIGALLQWRELQDEYDAFFSVVDLHALTQPGDPAERREKTRRTAAQYIAAGIEPSRSTLYVQSHVPAHAELQWVLSTLTGFGEAGRMTQFKDKSARYGTDATNVGLFTYPVLMAADILLYQTDVVPVGDDQKQHIELTRDLAERFNQRFGQTFTMPKPMIQRETARIFDLQNPTSKMSKSAESDAGVLWMLDEPKVSAKKIMRAVTDSEGAVRFDRDEKPGVSNLLVIYSALTGREITSIEDEYSGRGYGDFKKGLAEVVVNEFEPVRERALELLSDPAELDRVLATNAERAASVAEKTLTDVYDKIGLLRRV
- a CDS encoding S8 family serine peptidase, with product MPSPTSSRRAALIALIALVGLSVPTTAQAAARTDCRPVPTPAADILRASDAWSTFGVDGSGVRVGVISDSFGTAGEDVVAADVAAGWLPGPGNPCGWTTPTRVVLDNSTSASDEGRAMAQLVHGIAPGAELMFAAPPTSDNAGLAVAIDALRDAGADIIVDDLAADDDLAYERLAAGYAVQRAVDAGVLYVSAAGNFGRPGAEGYPSAGYPVSGWSSTRYRPMPCAADVEQSALASAPEITAVDCMDVDPGPGSDPGLGVTLLPGFATLSNLHWAQKAGSVTTHLGLGVKNLSTGELKVVWASDPERPLVPSALSGLGSADPTEWEVSIVRRVTPEASTPAVSIVMPNVVRFLAVAALEYFHSTETDDIGASLIGHEADPATLAVAAVNASDLTLGTYSSAGPATTLFGVPTATTVPGPALAGVDGLPVSLPMDGEQNLFFGTSAAAPTVAAVAALAVQAAPGTTPAALRAALVDGARADAFASPWPSTLEASRFSGAGLTDAVATVAAVLPPAPTPTPTPVPTSVPTPTSVPTPTAVPAPDPTAAPAAAPPPGRLAESGTSIDGVALGAGVLSLIAGLVVVRARRRRRNGSDAAVTGRR